One window from the genome of Streptomyces sp. NBC_01476 encodes:
- a CDS encoding TcmI family type II polyketide cyclase — translation MHSTLIVARMDPGSAAEVAGLFGEFDDSEMPHLMGTRRRQLFHYRGLYFHLQDFEADNGGRLIEQAKGDERFIRISDDLKPFIEAYDPATWRSPADAMATRFYTWEAGA, via the coding sequence ATGCACAGCACGCTGATCGTGGCCAGGATGGACCCCGGATCGGCCGCGGAAGTCGCAGGGCTTTTCGGGGAGTTCGACGACTCCGAGATGCCCCACCTGATGGGGACGCGCCGCCGCCAGCTCTTCCACTACCGCGGCCTCTACTTCCACCTGCAGGACTTCGAGGCGGACAACGGCGGCCGGCTCATCGAGCAGGCCAAGGGCGACGAGCGCTTCATCCGGATCAGCGACGACCTCAAGCCGTTCATCGAGGCTTACGACCCGGCGACCTGGCGGTCCCCCGCGGATGCCATGGCGACCCGCTTCTACACCTGGGAGGCCGGCGCATGA
- a CDS encoding acetyl/propionyl/methylcrotonyl-CoA carboxylase subunit alpha has product MRKVLIANRGEIAVRVARACRDAGIASVAVYADPDRDAVHVRVADEAYALGGDTPATSYLDAGKVLTAAAESGADAVHPGYGFLSENAEFAQAVLDAGLTWIGPPPQAIRDLGDKVAARHIAQRAGAPLVAGTPDPVTGADEVVAFAREHGLPIAIKAAFGGGGRGLKVARTLEEVPELYDSAVREAVAAFGRGECFVERYLDRPRHVETQCLADTHGNVVVVSTRDCSLQRRHQKLVEEAPAPWLSDDQNAQLYAASKAILREAGYVGAGTCEFLVGQDGTISFLEVNTRLQVEHPVTEEVSGIDLVREMFRIADGEALGYDDPPLRGHSLEFRINGEDPGRNFLPAPGTVTLFQPPTGPGVRLDAGVESGSVIGPAWDSLLAKLIITGATREQALQRAARALGEFTVEGMATAIPFHRAVVTDPAFNPQDGGPFTIHTRWIETEFANTVPAFAGPAQDQSDNPGRDTVVVEIGGKRLEVSLPASLGMTLARTAAAGGAKPKRRATAKAARAVSGDALASPMQGTIVKVAVQDNQQVTEGDLIVVLEAMKMEQPLNAHRSGTVIGLTADVGTSVTSGAVICEIKG; this is encoded by the coding sequence GTGCGTAAGGTGCTCATCGCCAACCGCGGTGAAATCGCAGTCCGTGTTGCCCGTGCCTGCCGGGACGCGGGGATCGCCAGCGTGGCCGTCTACGCCGATCCCGACCGGGACGCGGTGCATGTCCGTGTCGCGGACGAGGCGTACGCGCTGGGCGGTGACACCCCTGCCACCAGCTACCTCGATGCCGGCAAGGTCCTGACCGCCGCCGCGGAGTCCGGCGCGGACGCGGTCCACCCCGGATACGGCTTCCTCTCCGAGAACGCCGAGTTCGCCCAGGCGGTCCTGGACGCGGGCCTGACCTGGATCGGCCCCCCACCGCAGGCCATCCGCGACCTCGGCGACAAGGTGGCGGCCCGTCACATCGCCCAGCGCGCCGGCGCACCCCTGGTCGCCGGCACCCCCGACCCCGTCACCGGCGCCGACGAAGTCGTCGCCTTCGCCAGGGAACACGGCCTCCCCATCGCCATCAAAGCCGCCTTCGGCGGCGGCGGACGCGGACTCAAAGTCGCCAGGACCCTGGAAGAGGTCCCCGAACTCTACGACTCCGCGGTCCGGGAGGCGGTGGCCGCGTTCGGCCGCGGCGAATGCTTCGTCGAGCGCTACCTCGACCGCCCCCGCCACGTCGAGACCCAGTGCCTGGCCGACACCCACGGCAACGTCGTCGTGGTCTCCACCCGCGACTGCTCCCTGCAGCGCCGCCACCAGAAACTCGTCGAAGAAGCCCCCGCACCCTGGCTCTCCGACGACCAGAACGCCCAGCTGTACGCGGCGTCGAAGGCGATCCTCCGCGAGGCCGGCTACGTCGGCGCGGGCACGTGTGAGTTCCTCGTCGGGCAGGACGGGACGATCTCGTTCCTGGAGGTCAACACCCGCCTCCAGGTCGAACACCCCGTCACCGAAGAAGTCTCGGGTATCGACCTGGTGCGGGAGATGTTCCGCATCGCCGACGGCGAAGCCCTCGGCTACGACGACCCGCCACTGCGCGGCCACTCCCTGGAGTTCCGGATCAACGGTGAGGACCCCGGACGGAACTTCCTGCCCGCACCCGGCACCGTCACCCTCTTCCAGCCCCCCACCGGGCCGGGGGTGCGCCTGGACGCCGGGGTGGAATCCGGGTCGGTGATCGGGCCGGCCTGGGACTCCCTGCTGGCCAAACTCATCATCACCGGTGCGACCCGCGAGCAGGCCTTGCAGCGCGCCGCACGGGCCCTGGGTGAGTTCACCGTCGAGGGGATGGCCACCGCGATCCCCTTCCACCGCGCCGTGGTCACCGACCCGGCCTTCAACCCCCAGGACGGGGGGCCGTTCACCATCCACACCCGGTGGATCGAGACGGAGTTCGCCAACACCGTTCCCGCCTTCGCCGGACCGGCCCAGGACCAGAGCGACAACCCCGGCCGCGACACCGTCGTCGTGGAAATCGGCGGGAAACGTCTCGAAGTCTCTCTGCCGGCCTCGCTGGGGATGACCTTGGCGCGGACCGCGGCGGCCGGCGGCGCCAAGCCGAAACGGCGGGCGACCGCGAAGGCCGCCAGAGCCGTCTCCGGCGACGCCCTCGCCTCTCCCATGCAGGGCACCATCGTCAAGGTCGCCGTCCAGGACAACCAGCAGGTCACCGAAGGTGACCTCATCGTCGTCCTCGAAGCGATGAAGATGGAACAGCCGCTCAACGCCCACCGCTCCGGCACGGTCATCGGCCTCACCGCGGACGTCGGCACCTCCGTCACCTCCGGCGCCGTCATCTGCGAGATCAAGGGCTGA